In a single window of the Flavivirga spongiicola genome:
- a CDS encoding PD-(D/E)XK nuclease family protein, producing the protein MTTFIFDVLKDLQNSDENLSEITFVLPSKRAGLFLKHQLSKVLKQTIFSPHIISIEEFVEDLSQLKSISNTELLFEFYNAYIKLTKSNEADTFESFSKWAQILLQDFNEIDRYLIPQKNIFDYLGAIQDLNHWSLENNKTDFVKNYLSFWNKLHNYYTLFTEQLIKKKIGYQGLIYREAANNIKSYIKNNSEKRHIFLGFNALNTSEETIIQELLQNNLAKTYWDIDSVFINDQKHDAALFTRQHKNNWAFFKNKPFNWITTNYSKEKNISAFGIPKNIGQAKYIGTLLNNLQKDNRSLQNTAVVLGDENLLIPVLNSLPSTIEALNITMGFPLKSIPIASLFESLFHLHKTPSDTFYYKDIINIISHQFIRPLFYIKEVDLAAKIIETIDANNLVYLTAERIKELADHSNDLIDLLFSNWGKSINAALKNCSQLILQIKNYLDDKKASNLLSLEYLFRFNELFNELSRLNTEYNHIKDISTLYSVYKELLSSETLDFQGEPLQGLQIMGMLESRVLDFETVIISSVNEGILPSGKTNNSFIPFDVKIENNLPTYKEKDAVYTYHFYRLLQRAKNVYILYNTEADILTGGEKSRFITQLELEGIHHINHQIIAPQVPIIQTPSNIVEKTNSVLNELKTVAQKGFSPSSLTNYIRNPIDFYYQKILKVKEHDNVEETVAANTLGTVVHNTLEDFYKPFVGTFISVEIIKKLKTNIVKRVTHHFTEVYKEGDITKGKNLIIFEIAKRYVSNFLDLEIEDLKAGNQIKIIAIEANNNVIVDIPELGFPVTITGKVDRVDAYNGVTRIVDYKTGKVEQSSVEIVDWEAITTDYSKYSKSFQVLTYAYMMHLSNQIQLPVEAGIISFKNLSKGFLKFSKKDKAGAYAKKDSLITQETLDNFSKELKQLILEICNVNIPFTEKEI; encoded by the coding sequence ATGACAACTTTTATTTTTGATGTTCTTAAAGATTTACAAAACAGCGATGAAAACCTTTCTGAAATAACCTTTGTTTTACCAAGTAAAAGGGCTGGCTTATTTCTAAAACATCAACTCTCTAAAGTTTTAAAACAAACCATTTTTTCTCCCCATATAATAAGTATTGAAGAGTTTGTAGAAGACTTGTCTCAGCTTAAAAGTATTTCGAATACAGAGCTTCTTTTTGAGTTTTATAACGCTTATATTAAATTAACCAAAAGTAATGAAGCAGACACTTTTGAATCGTTTTCAAAATGGGCCCAAATATTACTTCAAGATTTTAATGAAATCGACAGATATCTCATACCTCAAAAAAACATCTTCGATTATTTAGGTGCTATACAAGATTTAAATCACTGGTCTTTAGAAAATAACAAAACTGATTTTGTTAAAAATTATTTGTCTTTTTGGAACAAACTTCATAACTACTATACCCTATTTACCGAACAGCTTATAAAGAAAAAAATAGGCTATCAAGGTTTAATTTACAGAGAAGCTGCCAATAATATAAAATCGTACATTAAAAACAATTCTGAAAAACGACATATTTTCTTGGGTTTTAATGCTTTAAATACTTCCGAAGAAACCATCATACAGGAATTACTTCAAAACAACTTAGCAAAAACGTATTGGGATATAGACTCTGTTTTTATAAACGATCAAAAGCACGATGCCGCTTTATTTACAAGACAACATAAAAATAATTGGGCGTTTTTTAAAAACAAACCTTTTAATTGGATAACTACAAATTATTCAAAAGAAAAAAATATTTCGGCTTTTGGTATTCCAAAAAATATTGGGCAAGCAAAATACATTGGTACGCTTTTAAATAATTTACAAAAAGACAATCGGTCATTACAAAATACAGCCGTTGTTTTAGGTGATGAAAATTTACTTATTCCAGTGTTAAATTCGCTTCCATCAACTATTGAAGCGCTAAATATAACCATGGGTTTTCCTTTAAAATCTATCCCAATAGCCTCTCTTTTTGAATCCTTGTTTCATTTACATAAAACACCATCAGATACATTTTACTATAAAGACATTATTAACATCATATCACATCAATTTATAAGGCCTTTATTTTATATTAAAGAAGTTGATTTAGCAGCAAAAATAATTGAGACTATTGATGCTAATAATTTGGTTTACTTAACCGCCGAACGTATAAAAGAACTAGCAGACCATTCTAACGACCTCATTGATTTGCTGTTTTCTAATTGGGGCAAGTCTATTAATGCCGCTTTAAAGAATTGCTCTCAATTAATATTACAGATCAAAAACTATTTAGACGATAAAAAAGCTTCTAATTTATTATCATTAGAGTACTTATTCCGTTTTAACGAACTATTTAATGAGTTATCTCGACTCAATACAGAATACAACCACATTAAGGATATTTCGACACTGTATAGTGTTTACAAAGAATTATTAAGCTCCGAAACCCTAGATTTTCAAGGGGAACCTCTACAGGGGCTCCAAATTATGGGTATGTTAGAATCTCGTGTTTTAGACTTTGAAACCGTTATTATTTCATCTGTAAACGAAGGGATACTTCCTTCTGGAAAAACCAATAATTCATTTATTCCTTTTGATGTTAAAATAGAAAACAACCTACCGACTTATAAAGAAAAGGATGCTGTTTATACCTATCATTTTTACAGGCTTTTACAACGGGCTAAAAATGTTTATATACTTTATAATACAGAAGCAGATATTTTAACGGGCGGTGAAAAAAGTAGGTTTATAACTCAACTGGAATTGGAGGGTATACATCATATAAATCATCAAATTATTGCACCTCAAGTTCCCATAATTCAAACACCTTCAAACATTGTAGAGAAAACGAACTCCGTTTTAAATGAGTTAAAAACCGTTGCTCAAAAAGGGTTTTCCCCATCGTCACTTACTAATTATATAAGAAACCCTATTGATTTTTATTATCAGAAAATATTAAAAGTAAAAGAGCATGACAATGTAGAAGAAACTGTAGCCGCAAATACTTTAGGAACCGTTGTACATAATACTCTAGAAGACTTTTACAAACCGTTCGTCGGCACTTTTATATCTGTAGAGATTATTAAAAAACTAAAAACTAATATTGTAAAAAGGGTGACGCATCATTTCACAGAAGTTTATAAAGAAGGTGATATTACTAAAGGTAAAAACTTAATAATTTTTGAAATTGCAAAAAGGTATGTATCGAACTTTTTAGATTTAGAAATTGAAGATTTAAAAGCGGGCAATCAAATAAAAATAATAGCCATCGAAGCCAATAATAATGTGATCGTTGACATTCCAGAACTAGGTTTCCCCGTTACTATTACGGGGAAAGTAGACCGGGTTGATGCATATAATGGTGTTACCAGAATTGTAGACTACAAAACTGGGAAAGTAGAACAAAGTAGTGTTGAAATTGTAGATTGGGAAGCTATTACAACCGATTATTCTAAATACAGTAAAAGTTTTCAGGTGCTCACTTATGCTTATATGATGCATTTATCTAATCAAATTCAACTTCCAGTTGAAGCTGGTATCATATCTTTTAAAAACCTTAGTAAAGGTTTTCTAAAATTCTCCAAAAAAGACAAAGCGGGTGCATATGCTAAAAAAGACTCTTTGATTACTCAAGAAACTCTTGATAATTTCAGTAAAGAATTAAAGCAACTTATTTTAGAGATTTGCAACGTAAATATACCTTTCAC
- a CDS encoding OmpA family protein: protein MKNLSRLLFAMLFVLVYSNANAQDKNNPWQITIATNAVDAYPSGDGAPFSETIFSKYVDVDNYNILPSLSSVSVSKYIGDGFSFGIAGSLNKIENWGEDANGDALSVDDLSYYAADGTIKYNIGEVLDWKTFEPYLGVGGGYTWIDEVGAGTLNGTLGFNLWFNENIGLTVQSAYKHAFEDYLNTHFQHTVGISIKFGGADADGDGIYDKDDACPDVPGLEAFNGCPDTDGDGIEDSKDSCPNEAGLAELNGCPDTDGDGIADKDDACPTVAGLKALSGCPDADGDGVRDGDDKCPNTPGAAANNGCPWPDTDGDGVLDKDDKCPQVVGTVANNGCPEVTEEVQKTLNEYAKTILFDTGRSTIKTQSEGVLKDIISILNEYSTATFTVEGHTDSVGRESTNQKLSESRANSVKDYLVANGISTSRLSAVGHGEAKPIDSNKTRKGRANNRRVEINLIK from the coding sequence ATGAAAAATCTTAGCAGATTATTGTTCGCTATGTTGTTCGTTCTTGTTTATAGCAATGCTAATGCGCAAGACAAAAACAACCCATGGCAAATTACTATTGCGACAAACGCAGTTGATGCTTACCCTTCTGGGGATGGTGCTCCTTTTAGTGAGACTATCTTTAGCAAGTACGTAGATGTAGACAACTACAACATCTTGCCTTCCTTATCTTCAGTTTCTGTATCTAAATACATCGGAGACGGATTTTCTTTTGGCATCGCTGGTTCTCTTAATAAAATAGAAAACTGGGGAGAAGATGCTAATGGAGATGCTCTTAGTGTAGATGATTTATCTTACTATGCTGCTGATGGTACTATTAAATATAATATCGGAGAAGTATTAGATTGGAAAACTTTCGAGCCTTATTTAGGTGTTGGTGGTGGTTACACTTGGATTGATGAAGTTGGAGCTGGAACCTTAAACGGAACTTTAGGTTTCAACCTTTGGTTTAACGAAAATATTGGTTTGACTGTACAATCAGCGTACAAGCATGCGTTTGAAGATTATTTAAACACACATTTCCAGCACACAGTTGGTATTTCTATCAAATTTGGTGGTGCTGATGCTGACGGTGATGGTATTTACGACAAAGATGATGCTTGTCCAGATGTTCCTGGCTTAGAAGCTTTCAATGGTTGTCCTGATACTGACGGTGATGGAATCGAAGATAGTAAAGATTCTTGTCCTAACGAAGCTGGTTTAGCTGAACTTAATGGATGTCCTGATACTGATGGTGATGGTATTGCTGATAAAGACGATGCTTGTCCTACAGTTGCTGGTTTAAAAGCTTTATCTGGTTGTCCTGATGCTGATGGTGATGGTGTAAGAGATGGTGATGACAAATGTCCTAACACTCCAGGTGCTGCCGCTAATAATGGTTGTCCTTGGCCAGATACTGATGGTGACGGTGTTTTAGACAAAGATGATAAATGTCCACAAGTTGTAGGTACTGTTGCTAACAACGGTTGTCCTGAAGTAACTGAAGAAGTACAAAAAACTTTAAATGAGTATGCTAAAACTATCTTATTTGATACTGGAAGATCAACTATTAAAACACAATCTGAAGGTGTATTAAAAGATATCATTAGTATTTTAAATGAGTATAGCACTGCAACATTTACTGTTGAAGGACATACAGATAGCGTTGGTAGAGAATCTACTAACCAAAAATTATCTGAGTCTAGAGCTAATTCTGTAAAAGATTACTTAGTTGCTAATGGCATTAGTACTTCAAGATTATCTGCTGTTGGTCATGGAGAAGCTAAACCAATCGATTCTAACAAAACTAGAAAAGGTAGAGCTAACAACAGAAGAGTTGAAATCAACTTAATAAAATAA
- a CDS encoding UvrD-helicase domain-containing protein: MSQNHSFTIYNASAGSGKTFTLVKEYLKILFQSNNSEHFKRILAITFTNKAVAEMKDRIIETLKQFSSKAILDKPNSMFNAISEELQMDANVLHNKSEKLLNTIIHNYAAFDISTIDGFTHKLIRTFAYDLRLPLNFEVELDQDALLNEAVNSLIEKAGTNDALTKVLIDFAIEKADDDKSWDVSFDFNKIARLLVNENDIPFIETLKDKTLDDFKTLKTQLKKNLIALENNIIQKAQNVLTLIEEASLEFNDFSGSYLPKHFKNLAGKKFDLNFEAKWQEDIETKALYPKRVTEDIASIIEQIQPQIAASFYETKYMVFHFKFLKAFYKNITPLSVLNAIHNELKALKEEQNKMLISEFNTIISKEIRNQPTPFIYERIGEKFNHYFIDEFQDTSVMQWKNLIPLLENSLSTETGNAMLVGDAKQAIYRWRGGKAEQFIGLFNDDNPFHIKKHVENLPTNYRSFKGIVNFNNGFFNYLSNLVFSKKDYKHLYENAHQNTFLEDAGYVELSFLDIDKEDDRDELFPEHVLKTINRCLKNGFRLEDICVLVRKKKEGVAIANYLGQQHIPIISSETLLINNATEVGFVNNILALLIQPKNNEIKIEILNYLSVLFNIEDKHDFFSKHLNLSVPDLFKSFEVFNIFINSDLLLQLPLYDLVETIVRDFSLVESSNAYIQFYLDIVLDFSQKKGSNVSGFLEYFDKKKESLSIVSPKGQNAVQIMTIHKSKGLEFPVVIFPYADLDIYRELDPKEWFKIDKEKYAGFTHTLLNYSKDFENYGEEGQRIYNNHQSEQELDNVNLLYVTLTRAVEQLYIISTKDISSKGIPNNKKYSGLFINYLQHLDLWNDSQSVYFFGNAKRTTESSTIIKEANIQQEFISTAKETHNIKVITKSGLLWDTNQEEAIEKGNLIHNIMSQIKTKDDINTVINDSLITKEQTIELKQIIIKIIEHPKLENYYSSNYTIYNERDIITKEGIILRPDRLVINSKNEAVIIDYKTGMEDKKHWQQLQSYQDVLEDMTIIVKKKLLIYINNEIKIKEV; encoded by the coding sequence ATGAGTCAAAACCATTCTTTTACTATTTATAATGCTTCCGCTGGAAGCGGAAAAACGTTTACACTTGTAAAAGAATATTTAAAAATTTTGTTTCAATCTAATAATTCTGAGCATTTTAAACGGATTTTAGCAATTACGTTTACAAATAAAGCTGTTGCCGAAATGAAAGATCGGATTATTGAAACACTCAAGCAGTTTTCTAGCAAAGCTATATTAGACAAACCAAATAGCATGTTTAACGCTATTAGTGAAGAATTGCAAATGGATGCAAATGTGCTTCATAATAAATCGGAGAAACTATTAAACACTATTATACATAACTATGCAGCGTTTGATATTTCGACCATTGATGGCTTTACACATAAACTTATTAGAACCTTCGCCTACGATTTAAGGTTACCTTTAAATTTTGAAGTAGAGCTAGATCAAGATGCTTTATTAAATGAAGCTGTTAATAGTTTAATTGAAAAGGCGGGAACAAATGATGCGCTTACCAAAGTTCTTATTGATTTTGCCATTGAAAAAGCCGACGATGATAAAAGTTGGGATGTCTCTTTTGATTTTAATAAAATCGCGCGGTTATTGGTCAATGAAAATGACATTCCTTTTATTGAAACATTGAAGGATAAAACTTTAGATGATTTTAAAACACTTAAAACACAATTAAAAAAGAACCTAATAGCCTTAGAAAATAATATCATTCAAAAAGCACAAAACGTGTTGACCTTAATTGAAGAAGCTAGTTTAGAATTTAATGATTTTTCCGGAAGCTATTTACCAAAGCATTTTAAAAACTTAGCTGGTAAAAAGTTTGATCTAAATTTTGAAGCCAAATGGCAAGAAGATATCGAAACTAAAGCATTATATCCTAAACGTGTCACTGAAGATATAGCTTCCATAATAGAACAAATTCAACCACAAATAGCTGCCAGTTTCTACGAAACCAAATACATGGTTTTTCACTTTAAATTTTTAAAGGCTTTTTATAAAAATATAACACCTCTATCTGTTTTAAATGCTATTCATAATGAATTAAAGGCACTTAAAGAAGAACAAAATAAAATGCTTATTTCAGAATTCAATACCATTATTAGTAAAGAAATAAGAAATCAACCCACTCCTTTTATTTATGAACGTATTGGTGAAAAGTTTAATCATTATTTTATTGACGAATTTCAGGATACTTCGGTCATGCAATGGAAGAATTTAATCCCTCTTTTGGAAAACTCGTTGTCTACCGAAACTGGAAATGCCATGTTGGTCGGTGATGCAAAACAAGCTATTTATCGTTGGCGTGGCGGAAAAGCAGAACAATTTATTGGATTATTTAATGATGACAACCCATTTCATATTAAAAAACACGTTGAAAACCTTCCAACAAATTACAGAAGCTTCAAAGGCATTGTAAATTTTAATAATGGCTTTTTTAATTATCTATCAAACCTAGTTTTTAGTAAAAAAGATTATAAACATCTTTATGAAAATGCACATCAAAATACGTTTTTAGAAGATGCTGGCTATGTTGAGCTATCTTTTTTAGACATTGACAAAGAAGACGATAGAGATGAACTTTTTCCTGAACATGTTTTAAAAACCATCAATCGTTGTTTAAAAAATGGTTTTAGGTTAGAAGATATTTGCGTATTGGTACGTAAGAAAAAAGAAGGGGTCGCTATTGCAAATTATTTAGGGCAACAGCACATTCCTATAATTTCTTCTGAAACATTATTAATTAATAATGCCACTGAAGTTGGTTTTGTAAACAACATTTTAGCCCTCTTAATTCAGCCAAAAAATAACGAAATAAAAATTGAGATTCTCAATTATTTAAGTGTTCTTTTCAATATTGAGGATAAACACGATTTCTTTTCGAAGCATTTAAATTTATCAGTACCCGACCTATTTAAAAGTTTTGAAGTATTCAATATATTCATAAATAGTGATTTATTATTACAGCTTCCTCTTTATGATTTAGTAGAAACCATTGTGAGGGATTTTAGTTTGGTTGAATCTTCCAACGCTTACATTCAATTTTACTTAGATATTGTTTTAGATTTTTCACAAAAAAAGGGATCAAATGTTTCTGGGTTTCTGGAATATTTTGATAAGAAAAAAGAAAGCTTAAGCATTGTATCTCCTAAAGGACAAAACGCTGTTCAAATAATGACCATTCATAAATCTAAGGGTTTAGAATTCCCTGTGGTTATTTTTCCTTATGCTGATTTAGATATTTATAGAGAATTAGATCCAAAAGAATGGTTTAAAATAGATAAAGAAAAGTACGCCGGCTTTACGCACACCTTATTAAACTATAGTAAAGATTTTGAAAATTACGGAGAAGAAGGACAACGGATCTATAATAACCATCAATCTGAGCAAGAACTAGATAATGTCAATTTATTATATGTAACCTTAACTAGAGCTGTTGAGCAGCTGTATATCATTTCGACAAAAGATATCTCTTCAAAGGGAATACCTAATAATAAAAAATATTCGGGTTTATTCATAAACTATCTGCAACACTTAGATCTTTGGAATGATTCCCAATCGGTATACTTTTTTGGGAATGCTAAAAGAACCACCGAAAGTTCAACTATCATAAAAGAAGCCAATATTCAACAAGAATTTATTTCAACCGCAAAAGAAACTCATAATATAAAGGTTATAACTAAATCTGGGCTTCTTTGGGATACTAATCAAGAAGAGGCTATTGAAAAAGGAAATCTTATTCACAATATTATGTCTCAAATTAAAACTAAAGATGATATTAATACTGTTATAAATGATTCTTTAATTACAAAAGAACAAACCATCGAGCTAAAACAAATAATAATTAAAATTATCGAACACCCAAAGCTCGAAAACTATTATAGCTCAAACTATACCATATATAACGAAAGAGACATTATTACTAAAGAAGGAATCATTTTAAGACCAGATAGATTGGTCATAAATTCCAAAAATGAAGCCGTAATTATTGATTATAAAACGGGTATGGAAGATAAAAAACACTGGCAACAATTACAATCTTATCAGGATGTTTTAGAAGACATGACAATAATTGTTAAAAAGAAGCTACTTATCTATATAAATAATGAGATTAAAATAAAAGAAGTATAA
- a CDS encoding superoxide dismutase produces the protein MAFELPKLGYAYDALEPHIDARTMEIHHSKHHQGYTNNLNNAIAGTDLEGKSIGDILGNLDMNNGAVRNNGGGFYNHSLFWEVMNPEGKGYLSGELKDAIEAAYGSVDAFKDAFAKAAATRFGSGWAWLCVHKGGKVEVCSTPNQDNPLMPGVSCGGTPILGIDVWEHAYYLNYQNRRPDYINAFFNVINWNEVERRYAEAK, from the coding sequence ATGGCTTTCGAATTACCGAAATTAGGATATGCGTATGATGCATTAGAACCACATATTGATGCTCGCACTATGGAGATACACCATTCTAAACATCATCAAGGATATACAAACAATTTAAATAATGCCATTGCAGGAACAGATTTAGAAGGAAAATCTATTGGAGATATACTTGGAAATTTAGATATGAATAATGGCGCAGTGAGAAATAATGGTGGTGGTTTTTACAATCACTCATTGTTTTGGGAAGTAATGAACCCAGAAGGGAAAGGATATTTATCAGGAGAATTAAAAGATGCTATTGAAGCCGCTTATGGTTCTGTTGATGCGTTTAAAGATGCTTTTGCTAAAGCTGCAGCCACACGTTTTGGTTCAGGTTGGGCTTGGTTATGTGTGCATAAAGGCGGTAAAGTAGAAGTTTGTTCTACGCCAAATCAAGACAATCCATTAATGCCCGGAGTTAGTTGTGGTGGTACACCAATTTTAGGTATTGATGTTTGGGAGCACGCTTATTATTTAAACTATCAAAACAGACGTCCAGATTATATTAATGCCTTTTTTAATGTTATTAATTGGAATGAAGTTGAAAGACGTTACGCTGAAGCAAAATAA
- a CDS encoding Lipl32 family lipoprotein — protein MKTKNVIAIALLVIGSIVNANAQKLSKFGGLTEKKIGPKTIKVPYTDMVSYLGYAAPGNEDETKDGKKFYYIYVWIPAVAPELGVRMMSPVGKTKIKKVTKSKAYTDNASSSEYFDTYITLERSDIFSKDKISETAVSNAKWTVLERNDDSSEMPKQPSGSKYNSLLRYKSEASNPQKALTVGLYRIGFTTYKKGEVKGTFLAQVAAPIKLPGVVMAKTIEDLKKGL, from the coding sequence ATGAAAACAAAAAATGTAATTGCAATAGCCTTATTGGTTATTGGTAGTATCGTAAATGCAAATGCCCAAAAATTATCTAAATTTGGTGGTTTGACTGAAAAGAAAATAGGACCTAAAACTATAAAAGTTCCTTATACAGATATGGTATCTTATTTAGGATATGCAGCTCCTGGGAACGAAGACGAAACAAAAGATGGTAAGAAATTTTATTATATCTATGTATGGATACCCGCAGTAGCTCCAGAGTTAGGAGTAAGAATGATGTCTCCTGTTGGAAAAACTAAAATTAAAAAGGTCACAAAGTCTAAAGCTTATACAGATAATGCGAGTTCAAGCGAATATTTTGATACTTATATTACTTTAGAACGTTCGGATATTTTTAGCAAAGATAAAATTAGTGAAACAGCTGTAAGTAATGCTAAATGGACCGTGTTAGAGCGCAATGATGATAGTAGTGAAATGCCAAAACAACCAAGTGGAAGCAAGTATAACTCATTGTTAAGATATAAAAGTGAAGCCAGTAATCCACAGAAAGCATTAACTGTAGGTTTATATCGTATTGGCTTTACGACTTATAAAAAAGGTGAAGTAAAAGGAACATTTTTGGCACAGGTTGCTGCACCTATAAAACTTCCAGGAGTAGTCATGGCAAAGACCATTGAAGATTTAAAGAAAGGATTGTAA
- a CDS encoding tetratricopeptide repeat-containing sensor histidine kinase: MLKSLYNLFLQMLLLFSTTIVAQVNDSNYSSKTDIASKEKEQVLDAFDILNRGDEKAYVIGHQLRKKARTHFAKINAHLLLAHYFKNRTLSDSSNFYVKAFMKLNTVGNDSLICRRKMGAYNLLAINYGNKGLVEESKKWHQKGIILAKKYNEEEDYFIHLHGLAVNYVTIGDLNQALRLFKECLTYNKHLEITMGSYINIGQIYADKKDFETSDLFLKKGLKLAKKHQFTSAITTILLNLASNAQILNKTEDALMLYERVVEIASKHKFYKERLNAEMNIGNILINTEQFYEAELIYSLALANAIEYGYLDQQLIIYDNLKEIAKHKSDYEKVYYFSRHYFAIKDSISQLQRDKEINELEVKYQTLQKEKEISILQIEKVNRDLELANQKETIQNLELQREIEKKESENELLSFQNATEKTINENSLLRKNQEIKEAQFLVQQAETKRQKGIKNIILYSFLIFLIPIIGLLYTYYLKLKAQNELNKKQEEVNEQKIASILKDQELKLVKASIKGQNNERERIAQELHDSIGGNIAGIKLQLNNSDNSDLTSINLQIDDTYKQVRDLSHNLIPKKFSENNFCNILREYLNNILKGSSIASNINAYPVEEIDLLDENLQAEIFKIIQELITNTIKHAKASIIEIQINLVDNVLGIIFEDNGIGFDVKKQTNGIGFKNMKNRLKKISGVLNIDSNPKIGTIISIEISNLNPLINEV; the protein is encoded by the coding sequence ATGTTAAAGTCATTATACAATTTGTTTTTACAAATGCTGCTACTATTTTCAACGACGATAGTGGCTCAAGTTAATGACTCAAACTATTCTTCTAAAACAGATATAGCTTCTAAAGAAAAAGAACAAGTACTTGATGCTTTCGATATTTTAAACCGAGGTGATGAAAAAGCGTATGTTATTGGTCATCAACTACGAAAAAAAGCACGCACACATTTCGCTAAAATTAATGCTCATTTATTATTAGCACATTATTTTAAAAATAGGACGTTAAGTGATTCTTCCAATTTTTATGTCAAAGCATTTATGAAATTAAATACAGTAGGGAATGATTCACTAATCTGTAGAAGAAAAATGGGAGCTTATAATCTATTAGCCATTAATTACGGCAATAAAGGCTTAGTTGAAGAAAGTAAAAAGTGGCATCAAAAAGGAATTATATTAGCTAAAAAATATAATGAAGAGGAAGATTATTTTATACACCTGCATGGACTTGCAGTTAATTATGTTACAATAGGAGACTTAAACCAAGCTTTACGACTTTTTAAAGAGTGTTTAACGTATAACAAACATCTTGAAATAACAATGGGTAGTTATATAAATATAGGTCAGATTTATGCTGATAAAAAAGATTTCGAAACGTCTGACCTATTTCTAAAAAAAGGACTTAAACTAGCCAAAAAACACCAGTTCACTTCCGCAATAACAACCATTTTATTGAATTTGGCATCTAATGCTCAAATTCTGAATAAAACTGAGGATGCTTTGATGCTTTATGAAAGGGTTGTAGAAATAGCAAGTAAGCATAAATTTTATAAAGAAAGATTAAATGCTGAAATGAATATAGGTAATATTTTGATTAATACAGAACAGTTTTATGAAGCAGAATTGATTTATTCTTTAGCCTTAGCTAATGCCATTGAATATGGATATCTAGATCAGCAGTTAATTATTTATGACAACCTTAAAGAAATAGCAAAGCATAAGTCTGATTATGAAAAAGTGTATTATTTTTCTAGGCATTACTTTGCTATAAAAGATTCTATCAGTCAACTTCAAAGAGACAAAGAAATTAATGAATTGGAAGTTAAGTATCAAACACTTCAAAAAGAAAAAGAAATTAGTATTCTGCAAATAGAAAAAGTTAATCGAGATTTAGAATTGGCTAATCAAAAGGAGACTATTCAAAATTTAGAATTACAAAGAGAAATAGAAAAAAAAGAGAGTGAAAATGAATTATTATCTTTTCAAAATGCTACAGAAAAAACGATTAATGAAAATAGCTTACTTAGAAAAAATCAAGAAATCAAAGAGGCTCAATTTTTAGTTCAACAAGCGGAAACAAAAAGGCAAAAAGGTATTAAAAATATAATTCTATACTCCTTTCTTATTTTTTTAATACCAATCATAGGTTTGTTGTACACTTACTATTTAAAATTAAAAGCACAAAATGAACTAAATAAAAAACAAGAAGAAGTTAACGAACAAAAAATAGCATCTATTTTAAAAGATCAAGAATTGAAATTAGTAAAGGCTTCAATAAAAGGTCAAAATAATGAACGAGAGCGTATTGCTCAAGAGTTACACGATAGTATAGGTGGTAATATAGCTGGTATTAAGTTACAATTAAATAATTCTGACAATAGTGACTTGACTTCAATTAACCTTCAAATAGATGATACATATAAGCAAGTTCGAGATTTATCACATAATTTAATTCCTAAGAAGTTTAGCGAAAATAATTTTTGTAATATTCTTAGAGAATATCTTAATAATATTTTAAAAGGAAGTTCTATTGCTTCAAATATAAATGCATATCCGGTAGAAGAAATAGACCTTCTGGATGAGAATTTACAAGCTGAAATCTTTAAAATCATTCAAGAATTAATAACCAATACCATTAAGCATGCTAAAGCAAGCATCATTGAAATTCAAATTAATTTAGTAGACAACGTACTTGGGATTATTTTTGAAGATAATGGCATTGGTTTCGATGTTAAAAAGCAAACCAACGGCATTGGTTTTAAAAATATGAAAAATCGATTAAAAAAAATATCGGGAGTTTTAAATATTGACTCCAACCCTAAAATAGGTACTATAATAAGTATCGAAATTTCCAATTTGAACCCCCTTATCAATGAAGTATAA